A region of Vigna radiata var. radiata cultivar VC1973A chromosome 10, Vradiata_ver6, whole genome shotgun sequence DNA encodes the following proteins:
- the LOC106775621 gene encoding variable charge X-linked protein 1-like, producing the protein MLSLRQPSFPFSKPDGKFSTEESRFAYAKLEKEWSQHMKSLPDDEDEESEAEESEAEESEVEESEAEEFEAEEFEAEEESETEESEADESEVDESEVEESEVDESEVEESEAEESDAEYSDEEPPRNLTAINQNMRNLSMARQDKANYV; encoded by the exons ATGTTGAGTTTAAGGCAGCCAA GTTTTCCCTTCTCCAAGCCTGACGGCAAATTCTCTACTGAAG AGAGTCGATTCGCCTATGCCAAACTAGAGAAAG AGTGGTCCCAGCATATGAAATCGCTACCAG atgatgaagatgaagagtCTGAAGCTGAGGAATCTGAAGCCGAGGAATCTGAAGTGGAGGAATCTGAAGCTGAAGAATTTGAAGCTGAAGAATTTGAAGCTGAAGAAGAATCTGAAACTGAGGAATCTGAAGCCGATGAATCTGAGGTGGATGAGTCTGAAGTTGAGGAATCTGAAGTCGACGAATCTGAAGTTGAAGAATCTGAAGCTGAGGAATCTGATGCCGAGTATTCAGATGAAGAGCCACCAAG GAACCTCACGgctatcaatcaaaacatgcgTAATTTGTCTATGGCGAG ACAGGACAAAGCAAACTACGTATGA